Genomic window (Chthonomonas sp.):
CTGGGCGGGCTGGCGATGATGAGCTGGTGCGCACCGACCATCACGCAGGCGCAGTTTGCCGAGAAGGCTCGCGACGTGCTGGTGGTGATTTTCCTTCGCGGCGGCATGGATGGCTTGAATTTCCTGGTGCCACGCCACGAAGATGATTACTTCCGCGAACGCCCATCACTTGCCTTGTCGAGTCAAGCCACGCTGAAACTCACCGACGAATGGGGTTTGCACCCCGCGGCTGGTGGCATTCGGCAAGCCTGGGACGATGGCCAATGTGCGCTCGTCCACGCCTGTGGCTCGCAAGATGGCAGCCGATCGCACTTTGAGGCCATGAAGGCGATGGAAACGGGGCGGGGAAGTAACCGCGAGACCGATCGCGGCGGTTGGCTCGCTCAGCTTTTGGCCGCCACCGGCGGCGCGTCGCACCCCTTACGCGCGCTCGCTTTGGCCGACACGCTGCCCGACTCGTTGACCGGGAGCCCGGGCTCGTCGGCGTTTCGATCGCTCGCCGAATTCGAGCTTCAGGGCGGGGCCGAGACCCGCGCTCTGCTCAGCCGGCTCTACGCTCAGGGCGACGACCAATTCACGGTCGCGGGGCAGCAAACCTTGGCCACGCTCGATGCGCTCGGCAAGCTCGATGAGCGCGGCTATCAGCCGCGCGGCGGCGCGAAGTATCCCGATTCCGATTTCGGCCAAGCCCTGCGCCAGGCCGCGATGCTCATTCGCGCTCAGGTTGGGCTCGAAGTGGTCAGCATCGATCGCGGCGGTTGGGATACGCACATCGCGCAGGGCAGCACGCAAGGGCTGTTCACGAACAATCTCAGCGATCTCGCCGCGGGCATTGGCGCGTTTCGGCAAGACATGGGGTCTGACCTCGACCGCGTGACGATCGTCGTCCAAACCGAGTTTGGTCGCCGAGTCGCCGAAAACGCGGGGCTGGGCACCGACCACGGGCGCGCGAGCGTAGCGATGGTCATGTCGCCGCACGTGCGCGGCGGGGTCCACGGTCGCTGGCCGGGCCTTAAACCCAGCCAACGGGACGAAAATGCCGACCTTATCGTCGCCAACGACTACCGCGACGTGATCGGCGAGGTCATTCAGCGACGGCTTGGCTTGCAAGACACAAGCGGGATTTTCGCCGGGCACCTGGTTCGTCCGCTCGGGCTGTTCGCTTAGCCGGCGTCCATCAGGTCGGCGATGGCGTTGGCGAGCCGCGCCTGATCTTCGTCGGACTTGGTGAGGTCCACAAACTTGGCGACGACCTTGCGGTTGCGCACGAGGTAAGTCAGGCTGCGGTACTTATCCCACGGCGCGAGGGCATGGTCCTTCACCACTGCTTGCAGCTTCTTCGGCCGCGACAGCAGCCAAACCTGGGGCGTGGCCTTAAAGCTCTCGGACTTGCTCAGCGTTGTTAGCGCGGCCACCGAATCCTTGTCCTTACCCGCACGATTGAGGTCGAGCACGAAGGTTTTCATCGCCTTCGGGCCGAACTTGGTCACGGCCGCTTGCAGCGTCGCCGCCGTCGCCGGAATCGCCGCGTCGGTCGGGTCGGTCCACACGTAAACCATCGGCAAGTTCATGTACTCGCAAACTGGGCACATGGTGCCGCCGGCGTACGGGCCCGAGACGTGGAACGGCTCGAAGGCGGCGAACGAATCGCCCACCGCCAAACCAGGTTCGGCGACGGGCGTGCTCAGCAGGGCGAGGGCGGCGAGGCTAGCGAGCATTTACTTCTTGGGGCTGACGCCGATGAAGGCGAGTTGAATATCCACCTTGTTGCCGATGACCGACTCACTAAGGTTTGCCGCGACACCGAAATCCTTGCGGTTGATGCTGAATTTGCTGCGGATGGCGAGTAGGTCACCCTTGACGCCTTCCATCCCGCCGCGTCGCTGAATCGAGTCGGCGAGCCGCCGCACGTTCACGTCCACCGAGAGCGGCTTCGTCACGCCGTGCAGAGTGAAGTCGCCGGTGACCCGCGCCGACCAGAAACCTGCCATCTTGGCGGTCTTCACGTTGTCCACCTTCTTCACTTCGAACGTGATTTCCGGGTATTTCGCCACGTCCAGCGCCCAGTTTTGGTGCATGGCGTCGGTCATTGCCTGGCTTCCGAGAAACACGGACTTGGAGGCAATGCTGATCTTGCCCGTCGACTTTTCCGGGTTCATCGGGTCGAACATCACCATGCCCGAGACGCCGTTGGCGTGGCCGCTCACCGGCTCCAGTTCGGAGTCAATCGTGAGCGTCAAGCCGCTAACGCCCTTGGGATCCGCGAAGTCGTAACTCGCGGCGGCGGGGGCAAAGTTGAAGCCAACGAGGGCCGAGGCCGCGAGAACGAACAAGCCTGTCTTGATCATAACCGTATAAACGAATCAAGTCGGGGGATTGTTACTTGCTCGCGCAACTACTTAATCAATTTCGTCAATTTGCAAGTTGGCGCGGGCGGCTAGTTCCTCCAGCAACAGATCGTAGGGAACCTCAATGTCGTTGCGCGCCCAACCCACCGGCACCCGAATACGTCCGCTGACGATGTGCGCGTACGGTTTGATCTCGATGCTGCCTTGGGTGAGAATCACCTTCACGCGGTCGCCATCGCGCCGCATGGCCCGGACCTCCTTATACAGCACGCGCCGCAAGGTGCGCCCGGTCCGAATCTCAAAGCCTTCTCCGTCGAGTACATATTCGCTGGCCTCGGCTTGCTTGTGCTTCATGTCGGCCATCGCCCCGCGACTGTAGTTGAGGGCCGCGCCGAGCAGCCCACCAAGGTCCTTGGTAATCGTGCGCTCGCCCCGGCGTTCCATCACGTCGCGGGTTTGGCGGGCGGCCTGGTCCCGCAGAGAATCCGAGCCGAGGTCCAACCAGCGAATAGCATCGCCCGGACGATAGCGAACAAGTTCCGACATACGGTTAAGAATACGCGAGAAGCCGCCCACGGGAGATAAACTAGGCCCAATGGCGGTCGACCTCAAGAATCTCGTGGAATCCTTGCGGTCGCTCAGCCGCCTGCGATCCACCGAGGCGGTCCGCACCGAGCTCGAGGAGATTCGCCCCGAAGACCTTGCGGAAGCTCTGCCTCGCCTGGATACCGACGAAGCGCTGAGCCTGCTGCAGATGATGGAGCCGGACGCCGCGGCCGATACCCTGGTCGAACTGCCCCCCGAAACCACGCGCAACATCGTCGCCGAACTCGACGACGCCACGCTCGCGCACTACCTCGACATTTTGCCGATGGACGACGCCCTCGACTTGCGCGACGAGGTTGGCGAAGAACGTTTCGATGCGCTCCTGAACGTCATTCCGAAGCAGGACGCGCTCGAAATTCGGCGGCTGCTGAACTATCCCGAAGATTCCGTCGGACGCCTCATGACCGAGGCGTATTTTGAGGTGAAGCCTGGCACCACAATGGCCGAGCTGATTGACGACATCCGCCGGAGCCCCGCCGAAAAGTACGAAATGGTCAACGACATTTACGTGCTGTCCGAGGACAAACATATTCTGGGCGTGCTCAGCTTGCGCAAGGCCATTCGCGCAAACCCGATCAGCACGGCCCGCGAGGTGATGAAGGAGTCCGTGGTTACGGTTTCGGCGCTGGATCGCGACGAAGACGGCGCGCGCCTGATGTCGCGCTACGGTCTTTACGCGTTGCCGGTCGTCAACAATCGCGGCCAAATGGTGGGGCTGTTCACCGGTGACGACGCGCAAGCGATCTTGCGCGAAGCCGACACCGAAGACGTTCTGAAACTCGGTGCCGTTTCGGGCGATGCCGAGGCGTACCTCTCGCTGAGCGTGCTGCGGCTCGCGTGGAAGCGAATTCCCTGGTTGCTCGGCCTCTTCGCCGCGGAGACGCTGACCGGCATGGTGATGCGCCACTACTTGCGGCAAGAGCAAGCCAACATCACCGTGCTCGCCTCACTCATGGCGTTTCTGCCGCTCATCATCGGCGCGGGCGGAAACTGCGGCTCGCAGGTCACCTCTATGGTCACCCGCGGGTTGGCGGTCGGCGAAATCCGGCTCGGCGACTCGATGACCATTCTTCGGCGGGAGCTCGTCACCAGCATCCTGTGCGGGCTGGTGCTGGGCATTTGCGGCTACGTGCGCGCCCTGCTATGGGGAAGCTCCAATCAGGTCAGTTTGGTGGTCGGATTGGCGCTGCCGCTCGTCATTATCTGGGCCGGGACGGTTGGCTCGCTCCTCCCGATTGGGGCAAAACGCGCCGGCATTGACCCCGCCGTGATGTCCGCGCCGTTCATCTCGACCTTGGTCGATGCAACGGGTTTGATCATTTATTTTGAACTTGCGCGTAGGATCATCGGTCTAGGCTGGAACAACTAGTAACAAACTTGCCTCGAAACACCATATAGTAATGGGTAAGGATTTGACAAACAACATGAAAACTCTGCGCAGTCTCGCCATTGTTGCCTCGGTCGCCGTTATGGCGGCCCCCGCCTTTGCCCAAAGCACCAGCACCGTCCCGGTGGAAAAGGGCAAGATCACGCCCGAGCAGAAGAAGGAAGTTCTCGAACAGCTGAACAACATCCTGCTCAACAACGCGTTCATCCCGGGCGTCGATTTTAAGAAGTGGCCGGAGTATCTGGAGACCCAGCAAGCAGCGCTGGACAAGGCCGAAACCGCGACCGCGTTTAGCCTAGCCGTCAACTCGGCGATCAACCGCTTTGGCGCAAGCCACATCGTGTTCAACACGCCGGAAGCCGCGGACTTCCAACGCACCGGCAAGATGGTCGGCCTCGGCATTCAGCCCGAAGTTGTCGAAGAGGGCATGAAGATCATGTTCGTGTTCGAAGGTTCGGCCGCCTCGGAAGCAGGTCTGGAAGTGGGCGACATCATCATGGAAGCCGATGGCAAGAAGCCGACCGGTCCGGGTTCGCTTCGCGGCGACGAAGGCACCAAGGTGCAGCTGAAGGTCAAGCGCGGCAAGAACGGCAAGGTTGACATGATCACGGTCACTCGACGTGCGTTCAGCACCCTGCAAAAGGAAGAGCTGAAGTGGCTCAACGCCGACGTCGCGGTGCTGAAAATCCCGAGCTTCATGACCTACGATTTCAAGCTCGTCGAAACCCTGATGAAGGAAGTTGCCGACAAGGGCGCGAAGACTCTCGCGGTTGACCTTCGCGGGAACGGCGGCGGCCTGGTGGTCGCGATGCAGCACCTGATGGCCCAAACCATGCCGAGCACGGCCAAAACCGGCGTGTTCATCAGCCGCTCGGTGGTGGATCGATTTGTCGAAGAAACAAAGGGCAGCGCGACCGACTGGGTGAAGCTCGCCGAATTCAGCAAGCTCCGCGTCGGACCGACCCGAGGCACCTCGGCCAAGCCGTTCGCCGGTCAACTCATCTGCATGATCAATGGCGGTTCGGGTTCGGCCAGCGAAATCTACGCCGCGGGCGCGCGCGATGCCGCCGGCGCCACGATCCTTGGCGAGCGCAGCGCCGGAGCCGTTTTGGCCTCGATGATGTGGCCGCTCAAGCATGGCTTCCAAATTCAATTCCCGTTCCAAGACTACGTGACCATCAAGGGCGTGCGTTTGGAAGGCAATGGCGTGAGCCCGGACGTGAAGGTGAAGAACCAAGTGCGACTGAGCGAGCCCGATCCGGCGGTCTCAGTGATCCTCGAACTCTCGAAGAAGTCGGCTTCCTCGAAGTAAGGTCCGCACAACAAAAGAGCCGGAGTGAAGTTCACTCCGGCTTTTTTGTTACCCGACGAGTTGGACAATCCACGCGCCGAGATAGGCGAGCGCGGTCATGTAGAAGAACATGAAAGCGGGCCACTTCCAGCCGTTGGTCTCGCGCTTCACCGCCGCGAGCGTGCTCATGCACTGGCAGCAGAGCGCAAAGAACACCATGAACCCGACCGCCGTGGTGGGCGTAAAAAGCTTGCGGCCATCGGGCCAACGCGCTTCTTGCATCGTCCGGCGTAGGTCGGCCGATTCCTCGTCTTGCTCCGCGCCTTGGCTGAAGATGATCCCCATGGAGGACACCACAACCTCGCGCGCGGGG
Coding sequences:
- a CDS encoding DUF1501 domain-containing protein, producing MSNWTTCEGSWQPSRRSMLALGGLAMMSWCAPTITQAQFAEKARDVLVVIFLRGGMDGLNFLVPRHEDDYFRERPSLALSSQATLKLTDEWGLHPAAGGIRQAWDDGQCALVHACGSQDGSRSHFEAMKAMETGRGSNRETDRGGWLAQLLAATGGASHPLRALALADTLPDSLTGSPGSSAFRSLAEFELQGGAETRALLSRLYAQGDDQFTVAGQQTLATLDALGKLDERGYQPRGGAKYPDSDFGQALRQAAMLIRAQVGLEVVSIDRGGWDTHIAQGSTQGLFTNNLSDLAAGIGAFRQDMGSDLDRVTIVVQTEFGRRVAENAGLGTDHGRASVAMVMSPHVRGGVHGRWPGLKPSQRDENADLIVANDYRDVIGEVIQRRLGLQDTSGIFAGHLVRPLGLFA
- a CDS encoding YceI family protein, with the translated sequence MIKTGLFVLAASALVGFNFAPAAASYDFADPKGVSGLTLTIDSELEPVSGHANGVSGMVMFDPMNPEKSTGKISIASKSVFLGSQAMTDAMHQNWALDVAKYPEITFEVKKVDNVKTAKMAGFWSARVTGDFTLHGVTKPLSVDVNVRRLADSIQRRGGMEGVKGDLLAIRSKFSINRKDFGVAANLSESVIGNKVDIQLAFIGVSPKK
- a CDS encoding PDZ domain-containing protein, with translation MGKDLTNNMKTLRSLAIVASVAVMAAPAFAQSTSTVPVEKGKITPEQKKEVLEQLNNILLNNAFIPGVDFKKWPEYLETQQAALDKAETATAFSLAVNSAINRFGASHIVFNTPEAADFQRTGKMVGLGIQPEVVEEGMKIMFVFEGSAASEAGLEVGDIIMEADGKKPTGPGSLRGDEGTKVQLKVKRGKNGKVDMITVTRRAFSTLQKEELKWLNADVAVLKIPSFMTYDFKLVETLMKEVADKGAKTLAVDLRGNGGGLVVAMQHLMAQTMPSTAKTGVFISRSVVDRFVEETKGSATDWVKLAEFSKLRVGPTRGTSAKPFAGQLICMINGGSGSASEIYAAGARDAAGATILGERSAGAVLASMMWPLKHGFQIQFPFQDYVTIKGVRLEGNGVSPDVKVKNQVRLSEPDPAVSVILELSKKSASSK
- the mgtE gene encoding magnesium transporter, whose protein sequence is MAVDLKNLVESLRSLSRLRSTEAVRTELEEIRPEDLAEALPRLDTDEALSLLQMMEPDAAADTLVELPPETTRNIVAELDDATLAHYLDILPMDDALDLRDEVGEERFDALLNVIPKQDALEIRRLLNYPEDSVGRLMTEAYFEVKPGTTMAELIDDIRRSPAEKYEMVNDIYVLSEDKHILGVLSLRKAIRANPISTAREVMKESVVTVSALDRDEDGARLMSRYGLYALPVVNNRGQMVGLFTGDDAQAILREADTEDVLKLGAVSGDAEAYLSLSVLRLAWKRIPWLLGLFAAETLTGMVMRHYLRQEQANITVLASLMAFLPLIIGAGGNCGSQVTSMVTRGLAVGEIRLGDSMTILRRELVTSILCGLVLGICGYVRALLWGSSNQVSLVVGLALPLVIIWAGTVGSLLPIGAKRAGIDPAVMSAPFISTLVDATGLIIYFELARRIIGLGWNN